One Bacillus amyloliquefaciens DSM 7 = ATCC 23350 DNA window includes the following coding sequences:
- a CDS encoding YndM family protein — MKHVIAFASKTALTLALLYIVLDLMYQVTFLNVLFITLILSLITYFTGDYMILPRTSNFTAAAADFGISFIILWIFLMNIGGFNVSPAAASVISALCLTVFEAFFHRYLQQYVLPEDYQATTETDNTLLSYQTEASEELMPEKDPQEKT; from the coding sequence ATGAAACACGTAATTGCTTTCGCTTCTAAAACAGCGCTCACACTTGCTTTGCTGTACATTGTTCTGGATCTTATGTACCAAGTAACTTTTTTAAACGTTCTGTTTATTACATTGATCTTGAGTTTGATCACTTATTTTACGGGTGATTACATGATTCTGCCGAGAACAAGCAATTTCACAGCCGCTGCAGCTGATTTCGGAATTTCATTCATTATATTATGGATATTCCTTATGAATATTGGCGGTTTTAATGTTTCTCCTGCCGCGGCATCGGTTATTTCTGCACTTTGCCTTACTGTTTTTGAAGCATTTTTTCATCGGTATTTGCAGCAATATGTGCTGCCTGAAGATTATCAGGCCACAACAGAGACAGACAACACGCTATTGAGCTATCAAACCGAGGCGTCTGAAGAGTTAATGCCGGAAAAGGATCCTCAGGAAAAAACATAA